Proteins from a single region of Lysinibacillus sp. JNUCC-52:
- a CDS encoding KinB-signaling pathway activation protein — MTIRNWAKFFFFAMLVGGVVNGIFSLFIRWSFFQPYVENGQWGEFFAGLLWMVFLGFTMSVIAQAGFFAYLTLHQVGVNIFRTLTLWNWVQLLLIVITVFDIVFFRFVPGVKDGQSWVFYLGLLIVLIFASIATAVQKVKMTGKKHVLVSALFFMIVITTLEWTIALMGRDENINEYVALLLFPLLAVNAYQLLVLPKYNAKSDEDRKKLEERRKARLNQAKNA; from the coding sequence GTGACGATACGAAATTGGGCAAAGTTTTTCTTCTTTGCAATGCTCGTTGGTGGCGTAGTCAACGGAATTTTTAGTTTATTTATTCGCTGGAGCTTCTTTCAACCATATGTAGAAAATGGTCAATGGGGTGAATTTTTCGCCGGGCTTTTATGGATGGTATTTTTAGGTTTTACAATGAGTGTTATTGCACAAGCTGGATTTTTCGCCTATTTAACACTTCATCAAGTAGGTGTTAACATCTTTAGAACACTAACTTTATGGAATTGGGTACAGCTATTATTAATTGTTATTACCGTATTTGATATTGTGTTCTTCCGTTTTGTACCAGGTGTAAAGGATGGACAAAGCTGGGTATTCTATTTAGGGCTGTTAATTGTGTTAATATTCGCTTCTATTGCAACAGCTGTACAAAAAGTTAAAATGACAGGAAAAAAACATGTTCTAGTGTCTGCATTATTTTTTATGATTGTTATTACAACATTAGAGTGGACAATCGCTTTAATGGGACGCGATGAAAATATTAACGAATATGTTGCACTATTGTTATTTCCATTACTAGCTGTAAATGCATATCAATTATTAGTATTACCAAAATACAATGCAAAATCCGATGAAGATCGCAAAAAATTAGAAGAACGTCGTAAAGCGCGCCTTAATCAGGCGAAAAATGCATAG